A genome region from Cardiocondyla obscurior isolate alpha-2009 linkage group LG14, Cobs3.1, whole genome shotgun sequence includes the following:
- the LOC139107980 gene encoding uncharacterized protein isoform X1: MNQEMRAASLILCLGILLATIQDGTAERRIVCYYTNWSVYRPGTAKFSPQNINPYLCTHLIYAFGGFTKENALKPFDKYQDIEKGGYAKFTGLKTYNKNLKTMLAIGGWNEGSSRFSPMVADSARRREFVKNAVKFLRQNHFDGLDLDWEYPAFRDGGKPRDKDNYANLVQELRDEFERESSKTGRPRLLLSMAMPAGVEYIDKGYDVPRLNEYLDFVNLLTYDYHSAYEPAVNHHSPLYPLEEDNEYNYDAELTIDYTISHLLEKGMSADKIVLGIPTYGRSYTLFNQEATDLGSPADGPGTEGEATREKGYLAYYEICESIAESDDWEVVQPNPKAMGPYAFKGNQWVGYDDENVVKLKAHYVNEKKLGGIMFWSIDNDDFRGKCHGRAYPLIEAAKEALLADNSRGTTDKTKSVDSRKKIRTQSSQSNTRKSSTSNRRSSTTSPPITSKRVSSSRPKYRTISQASKEEQEDREVLRRSYDPSSNDDSEGRNTVTVTEKIERPKNRNRVKTQSSTTNSGTRRKQSRRKGQNKTNESQESLSNKLTTPEPPTTPDPGTDFKCEDEGFFPHPRDCKKYFWCLDSGPGGLGVVAHQFTCPSGLVFNKGADSCDYPRNVICPKTLKSIISTGSTTKAPITAATSRTTYLHSTTTAKAESEEYDSEEDYDEIEESEEKEEEEEEEEDDEEEKNVKEEPMIITTAKSLIYKTLTRNRPSTTTTTTTTLKPSESEKIIADEDEEDPKVIKELIDLIKKAGGIEELEKQLLLQEKNLDRSGSENVTPATISRSLYERVLNRQASKVGSQRPILSSSETSYVNGPGRAQFEGLDDIPEVKSLRRSQKPQYVTIERSKSNVKEFSSENEDENEESDNADVASSEEKTISNPLGDISSSTERVTPNYINIRRTRLSTTTSRTENDVEEKEIEIEEEKPTRRRRPFVSSKQNNEASSETSKSFRRRGPSVRKSEKKDDSKSTDRLAEKNDDSSTTKSRYSNVQRFRTTTSKSSEDLSGSSEVISETISPIKVEEYPEVPKTTASTAASLPITSTTTTSTSTEIITLISVEPSENSSSVNSKVDVSSTIDPVKLVEDSATEILFTTLPAGTSSPLATSTTLPSRSTIAVVSQPRPFGFARRRSGSSEATTTATTPLSRSKVADSEVIKLPTLKELIGYPTTYDDRTTTMSSSILLHLLRNEVDNDINRQNVEESLRRIIESQDGEKEIVQSSRDITQETADSWLEQASENKARSRAPRMEDIATFDEEVSVTNAIQSGENKQKALTTSTYFKPTTMRGIPLASLTTSSVIRGFYITRSKDDPASSTSTFSSTPAYAQANTFGKQQTETTLISDISTTEPATVTHRDRIESKSDIFNNINNIAHNKSINNEESYFAPSSSTTFSKDSDSDRPMSKKTNLLHNFDRTTPLSNSYITSPATPMRRRTALTANRYSEVTTPLWSGKRIAARKRNRTTIPPARDTIRQTETDNSIRAATSALRNASVSTDYSASTLSSRRRKLISTIPTASSIVLNYTSLEILDVHDTSANLNGTVTGDLKTHSPTEIIPTTNERIAIAKAPAVATDATITTTPSIESIESEITSLNNFLTDNSTVGDSVATSTLASTGIEIISVTTNSSTTPILDTATNVQQIAIDSENTTAAKTTNADIDGISTIVNYSTIVIPTAINMHDGITDAISVTDANEVDETISTIENYSTFTTEAIENTTIPITATISISTTLSPLTTVISSTENTQSINATVSMTINNLADINTAAANMTTTPLNLIVPTITDFNAITMSAYANVPSAINTPSIISQSKIMSTNSAAFLTSTAESSATYPVNLNNDLTTIDMNESFEALAEATTESAQTAEIRTTFTTPSTRTANTPSTPFFTLITNRPTVSLERFTTSTTPFATFGDSITTNLMYQTTTNVPDTYSVRAVNRKSEIPEWKTNINEVTSTEAQSRPEEQIIMTANKSNSVQTMSENSTISEIKTVFETAILKNTESRKQDQTTSKVETTNHQFNQKTARRRILNRTNNWLGSPLTLQRTNQYSRHRVTHRGKSRRPSPYISSSKIIEKNVGSQLEEKNLIKVVNISSDSNNTNFEKSFSKSPDIDEKLSDKRTTKRRMRVVLKSIRSKSEEKNSTVKETNVKTDSINLQNNLSNNVSINQNSSNEEVVKRRMRVILKRVKLKSEVRAEDDSTNESLQGTFSNNFYSAKNHPDEYKARRRMRVVLKSVKPKSDEKNSTAERTNVDSDSTDKNFQSAILNNSRTDKNPVEHGTKRRTRVVLKSIKPKFDEQNSRTEETNINSDSVEKDFQGSSASSFYINENLSGEKKIRVEMDAELESVKSKSKEEDSIPEETNINSDFAKKHSQVLYTVHFSSSPSVDDDLLNKNKKHKFEEKEAMTERPEDTEAQTTRMSVPVEQDTDSLEVTSNRLISRNPGNGYFNRQRKPASFTTIAPLTNPLSNTLPVHQRRRPVETTLSSRIDYVAFEDTEPYVKSTAVLQDQNAEVSDQSIHAQEFDVMLSNPPPSSSSIGQTSLRDTDRRKISTTVAPRTDPTISRTAPRYELNFRSRQKPRAKDGPTLNATTRPRRPPVIDYDYYEDEVPIIINKSALGSKLFLTNKGTIRCLDQGNFPHPYSCKKFITCARMVNGQVIGTEYTCPDRLSFDPIGGICNWSAGLGCKD; encoded by the exons ATGAACCAG GAGATGCGAGCGGCGTCGCTGATTCTCTGCTTGGGAATTCTACTTGCGACGATACAAGATG gaACCGCTGAACGCAGAATCGTCTGTTATTATACAAATTGGTCGGTGTACCGACCCGGCACAGCCAAATTTTCGCCGCAAAACATAAATCCATATCTTTGCACTCATCTAATTTACGCGTTTGGAGGTTTCACGAAGGAAAATGCGTTGAAACCGTTCGACAAGTATCAAGACATTGAGAAAG GCGGATACGCGAAGTTTACGGGTTTGAAAACCTACAATAAGAACCTGAAGACGATGCTAGCGATCGGCGGCTGGAACGAAGGCTCCAGCAGATTTTCACCGATGGTAGCCGATTCTGCGAGACGGCGTGAATTCGTCAAGAATGCCGTCAAGTTCCTCAGGCAAAATCATTTCGACGGCCTGGATCTCGATTGGGAGTATCCGGCATTTAGAGACGGCGGAAAGCCACGAGATAAGGACAATTACGCCAACTTGGTGCAG GAACTTCGTGACGAGTTCGAGCGAGAGTCCTCGAAGACTGGAAGACCGAGATTGTTGCTATCAATGGCGATGCCCGCCGGCGTTGAATACATCGACAAGGGCTACGATGTACCAAGATTGAATGAATACTTGGACTTTGTCAATCTTCTAACTTACGACTATCATTCGGCGTACGAGCCCGCTGTAAATCACCATTCGCCGCTATACCCGTTGGAAGAAGACAATGAGTACAATTACGATGCGGAATTGACTATC GATTATACAATCAGTCACCTCCTAGAGAAAGGTATGTCCGCAGATAAGATCGTTCTTGGGATACCAACGTACGGCCGTTCGTACACGCTGTTTAATCAAGAAGCAACTGATCTCGGATCACCCGCGGATGGTCCGGGTACGGAGGGGGAGGCCACTCGAGAGAAAGGCTATCTTGCTTATTATGAG atttgTGAAAGTATAGCGGAGTCCGATGATTGGGAAGTCGTTCAACCAAATCCCAAGGCCATGGGACCATATGCCTTCAAGGGGAATCAGTGGGTAGGGTACGACGACGAGAACGTAGTTAAATTGAAAGCTCATTAcgtgaacgaaaaaaaattgggagGCATCATGTTTTGGTCGATAGATAACGACGATTTCCGTGGCAAATGCCACGGTCGAGCTTATCCATTAATCGAGGCTGCCAAAGAAGCACTGCTTGCAGATAATAG CAGAGGCACAACTGACAAGACGAAGTCAGTGGACAGTCGGAAAAAGATTCGCACGCAAAGCAGTCAAAGTAACACTCGTAAATCAAGCACGAGTAATCGAAGAAGCAGCACAACATCGCCTCCGATCACTAGCAAACGCGTGTCTTCCTCAAGACCAAAATACAGGACCATTTCGCAAGCGAGCAAGGAAGAACAGGAAGATCGAGAAGTATTGAGAAGATCGTACGATCCGTCATCAAATGACGACTCGGAGGGTAGAAATACCGTCACGGTCACCGAGAAAATTGAACGACCAAAAAATCGAAATAGAGTTAAAACGCAGAGCAGTACTACGAATTCTGGCACACGTAGAAAGCAGTCTAGACGCAAAGGACAAAACAAAACTAACGAAAGTCAGGAATCTTTAAGCAACAAATTAACAACTCCTGAGCCCCCAACCACTCCCGATCCAGGAACTG attttaaatGTGAAGACGAAGGCTTTTTCCCACATCCTCGGGATtgcaaaaagtatttttgGTGTCTCGATAGCGGTCCCGGTGGACTTGGAGTAGTTGCGCATCAATTTACCTGTCCTtcag gaTTGGTATTCAACAAAGGAGCGGACTCTTGCGATTATCCGCGCAATGTAATTTGTCCCAAaacattaaaatcaattatctCCACCGGATCGACCACCAAAGCGCCTATTACGGCCGCAACGAGCCGAACGACTTATCTGCATAGCACAACAACTGCAAAGGCGGAATCAGAAGAATACGATTCAGAGGAAGATTATGACGAAATCGAAGAAagcgaagagaaagaagaagaggaagaggaagaggaagacgaTGAGGAGGAAAAGAATGTGAAGGAAGAGCCGATGATTATCACAACGGCGAAATCTCTCATATATAAAACACTCACTAGAAATAGACCGAGTACAACCACCACTACAACAACCACTCTGAAACCAAGCGAatctgaaaaaattattgctgACGAAGACGAAGAGGATCCGAAAGTGATTAAGGAATTAATTGATCTCATAAAAAAAGCTG gcgGAATAGAAGAATTAGAAAAGCAATTGCTGCTTCAAGAGAAAAATTTGGATAGATCTGGCAGCGAAAACGTTACCCCAGCTACAATTAGTCGCAGTTTGTACGAACGTGTATTGAATAGACAAGCGAGTAAAGTTGGTAGTCAACGACCTATATTATCGTCCTCGGAAACCAGTTATGTGAATGGACCAGGAAGAGCGCAATTTGAAGGCTTAGATGATATTCCTGAAGTGAAAAGTCTTAGACGATCACAGAAACCTCAATATGTCACTATCGAAAGATCTAa ATCgaatgtaaaagaattttccTCGGAGAACGAGGATGAGAATGAAGAAAGCGACAACGCAGACGTAGCTTCTTCAGAGGAAAAAACGATCAGCAATCCATTGGGAGATATAAGTTCGTCTACGGAACGAGTGACGCCaaactatataaatattcgACGAACACGACTTTCCACCACGACGTCtag aaCTGAGAACGATgtagaggaaaaagaaatagaaattgaagaagaaaaaccTACTCGTAGACGACGACCTTTTGTTTCTTcgaa ACAAAATAATGAAGCAAGTTCTGAAACATCTAAATCTTTTCGACGTCGTGGTCCGAGTGTCAg GAAATCAGAGAAAAAGGACGATTCTAAAAGCACGGATCGGTTAGCAGAGAAAAATGATGATTCATCAACGACCAAATCTAG gtATAGTAATGTACAAAGGTTTAGAACTACCACTTCAAAAAGTTCAGAAGATTTGTCAGGCTCGTCGGAAGTTATCAGTGAAACTATTTCACCGATAAAAGTAGAAGAATATCCAGAGGTACCTAAAACAACGGCGAGTACAGCTGCTTCATTACCTATAACGTCTACAACGACTACTTCGACGTCAACCGAGATTATCACTCTAATCAGTGTCGAGCCATCAGAAAATTCATCGAGTGTCAATTCTAAAGTGGACGTCAGCTCTACTATTGACCCAGTAAAGCTGGTAGAAGATTCGGCAACGGAAATTCTATTTACAACATTACCAGCAGGTACCAGCAGCCCGTTAGCAACATCAACGACATTACCAAGCAGATCGACGATTGCCGTGGTGTCGCAACCGCGACCGTTCGGTTTTGCTAGACGAAGATCCGGTTCATCAGAAGCGACGACAACGGCGACGACTCCATTGAGTAGGTCTAAG GTCGCCGATTCGGAAGTTATCAAATTACCGACCCTGAAGGAATTGATCGGCTATCCAACGACTTACGACGATCGTACCACCACGATGTCGTCGTCCATACTCTTGCACTTGCTGCGTAACGAAGTGGACAACGACATTAACCGGCAGAATGTCGAAGAGTCGTTGAGAAGAATAATCGAATCGCAAGACGGCGAAAAAGAGATCGTCCAGTCATCAAGAGACATAACTCAAGAAACAGCCGATTCATGGCTGGAACAAGCATCGGAGAACAAAGCGCGATCTCGCGCTCCAAGAATGGAAGACATTGCAACTTTCGATGAAGAAGTTTCAGTCACAAACGCTATCCAGAGTGGTGAGAATAAGCAAAAGGCGTTAACAACGTCGACGTATTTTAAGCCGACAACAATGCGCGGTATTCCTCTCGCCAGTCTGACTACGAGCTCGGTAATACGTGGATTTTATATCACCAGAAGTAAAGACGATCCTGCGTCATCGACATCGACGTTTAGTTCAACCCCAGCTTATGCACAAGCCAACACTTTTGGCAAGCAGCAAACAGAAACTACTTTAATTTCGGATATTTCTACGACCGAGCCTGCCACTGTCACTCATCGCGATCGAATCGAATCAAAATCCGATATTTTcaacaatataaataacattgcTCATAATAAGAGCATTAATAATGAAGAGAGCTATTTCGCGCCTAGCTCTTCAACAACTTTCTCGAAAGATTCTGATTCCGACAGACCAATGTCTAAGAAAACGAATTTGCTGCATAATTTCGATCGTACGACACCTCTTTCCAACTCTTATATTACATCTCCGGCAACACCAATGAGACGAAGAACCGCCCTTACTGCAAATAGATATAGCGAGGTCACAACTCCATTGTGGTCAGGCAAACGTATAGCGGCGAGAAAAAGGAACAGAACTACTATTCCGCCGGCCAGGGATACTATAAGACAAACTGAAACCGATAATTCTATTCGCGCTGCTACAAGCGCTTTAAGAAACGCTTCTGTAAGTACCGATTACTCTGCCTCAACTTTATCTTCAAGAagacgtaaattaatttcgacaaTACCAACGGCTTCGTCGATCGTGCTTAATTATACATCTCTTGAAATTTTAGACGTTCACGATACGTCTGCAAATTTAAATGGCACAGTTACCGGCGATTTAAAAACCCACTCGCCTACAGAAATTATTCCGACGACAAACGAAAGGATCGCGATTGCGAAAGCACCCGCGGTTGCAACTGACGCTACAATAACGACTACACCTTCAATTGAAAGCATTGAAAGTGAAATCacttctttaaataattttctgacTGATAATTCAACAGTCGGTGATTCTGTAGCTACGTCCACGTTAGCGAGTACCGGCATTGAAATTATATCCGTGACGACAAATTCTTCGACAACCCCGATATTAGATACCGCTACAAATGTGCAACAAATCGCAATTGATTCTGAAAATACAACTGCAGCGAAAACTACAAACGCAGACATTGACGGTATTTCcacaattgtaaattattccaCAATCGTAATTCCAACAGCTATAAATATGCATGACGGTATAACCGATGCAATTTCAGTCACAGATGCAAATGAGGTTGATGAAACAATTTCCacgattgaaaattattctacTTTCACTACTGAAGCAATTGAAAATACTACGATTCCCATTACTGCAACAATTTCCATTTCTACAACACTTTCGCCATTAACTACGGTTATTTCTTCGACTGAGAACACGCAGAGTATAAACGCAACTGTATCCATGACAATTAATAATCTCGCAGATATAAATACTGCAGCTGCAAATATGACAACTACTCcgcttaatttaattgttccaACGATTACTGATTTTAACGCAATTACGATGTCTGCGTATGCAAACGTACCGTCCGCAATTAACACCCCATCAATCATCAGTCAATCTAAAATAATGTCAACAAATTCAGCCGCTTTTTTAACTTCGACAGCCGAATCTTCTGCGACGTATCCcgtgaatttaaataacgatTTGACGACAATTGATATGAACGAAAGTTTCGAGGCATTAGCTGAGGCAACCACAGAATCTGCTCAAACTGCTGAGATTCGTACGACATTTACAACCCCCTCAACAAGAACCGCTAATACTCCATCAACCCCTTTTTTCACATTAATTACTAATAGGCCGACTGTGAGTTTAGAAAGATTCACAACTTCTACGACACCCTTTGCAACTTTCGGCGATTCGATTACAACAAATCTCATGTATCAAACAACTACGAACGTTCCTGATACATATTCTGTACGAGCGGTGAATAGAAAATCTGAAATACCAGAATGGAAGACAAATATCAACGAAGTTACGTCAACCGAAGCGCAAAGCCGACCGGAAGAGCAAATAATTATGACCGCTAACAAATCAAATTCTGTACAAACGATGAGTGAGAATTCTACAATTTCAGAAATAAAGACAGTGTTTGAGACAGCTATTTTAAAGAATACAGAAAGCCGAAAACAAGATCAAACGACTTCTAAAGTCGAGACAACTAATCATCAATTCAACCAGAAAACTGCTAGACGTCGAATTTTAAATCGAACGAACAATTGGCTTGGAAGTCCTCTAACATTGCAAAGGACTAATCAATATTCTCGACATCGAGTTACGCATCGCGGAAAATCACGAAGACCTTCTCCTTATATTTCCTCTTCGaagataattgaaaaaaatgtaggaTCCCAACtcgaagaaaagaatttaattaaagtagtGAATATAAGTTCTGATTCCAATAATACAAACTTTGAAAAGAGTTTTTCAAAAAGTCCTGACATAGATGAAAAATTATCCGACAAAAGAACCACAAAAAGAAGAATGAGAGTtgtattaaaaagtattaggTCTAAATCTGAGGAAAAGAATTCCACTGTTAAagaaacaaatgtaaaaactGATTCAATCAATCTCCAAAATAATCTTTCGAATAATGTTAGCATAAATCAAAATTCTTCTAACGAGGAAGTAGTAAAAAGAAGAATGCGAGTTATATTGAAaagagttaaattaaaatccgaAGTCCGTGCAGAAGACGATTCCACTAACGAAAGTCTTCAAGGcactttttcaaataatttttatagcgCCAAGAATCATCCCGACGAATACAAAGCCAGAAGAAGAATGAGAGTCGTATTAAAAAGTGTCAAACCTAAATCTGATGAAAAAAATTCGACAGCTGAAAGAACAAATGTAGATTCTGATTCtaccgataaaaattttcaaagcgctattttaaataactctCGCACAGACAAAAATCCTGTTGAACACGGAACCAAAAGAAGAACGAGAGTTGTATTAAAAAGCATTAAACCTAAGTTTGATGAACAAAATTCGAGAACTGAGGAAACTAATATAAATTCTGATTCCGTTGAGAAAGATTTTCAAGGCAGTTCCGCAAGTAGCTTTTACATTAACGAAAATCTTTctggcgaaaaaaaaatacgagtaGAAATGGATGCTGAATTGGAAAGCGTTAAATCTAAATCCAAGGAAGAAGATTCGATACCTGAAGAGACAAATATAAATTCCGATTTTGCTAAGAAACATTCTCAAGTACTTTATACGGTTCATTTTTCAAGTAGTCCTTCTGTAGACGATGATCTTCTCAACAAGAATAAGAAGCATAAGTTCGAAGAAAAGGAAGCAATGACCGAACGACCGGAAGACACGGAGGCGCAAACCACGAGGATGTCCGTTCCAGTCGAGCAGGATACTGATTCGCTCGAG GTGACGAGTAACAGATTAATTAGCCGCAACCCAGGAAACGGATATTTCAATAGACAGAGAAAACCAGCATCATTTACAACGATCGCCCCGTTAACTAATCCCTTATCGAATACCCTGCCCGTTCATCAAAGACGTAGGCCTGTCGAGACTACTTTGTCGTCAAGAATAGATTATGTCG cgtTTGAAGACACCGAACCCTATGTTAAATCGACCGCCGTTTTGCAAGATCAGAATGCAGAAGTATCCGACCAAAGTATCCACGCCCAAGAATTCGATGTGATGCTATCGAATCCGCCGCCCTCGTCGTCGAGCATTG GTCAAACGTCATTAAGGGACACCGATAGGCGCAAGATAAGCACCACCGTAGCACCTAGGACAGATCCTACGATCAGTAGAACAGCGCCGAGGTACGAGTTAAATTTTCGAAGCCGTCAGAAGCCTCGGGCAAAAGACGGGCCTACGTTGAATGCGACCACGAGACCCAGAAGACCGCCGGTCATCGATTATGACTATTATGAAGATGAGGTGCCAATTATCATCAACAAATCTGCTCTTGGCAGTAAACTCTTTCTCACGAACAAGGGTACTATACGTTGTTTGGACCAAGGCAATTTTCCGCATCCGTACTCGTGCAAGAAATTTATTACCTGCGCTCGTATGGTGAACGGCCAAGTGATTGGAACCGAATACACCTGCCCCGACAGACTATCTTTTGACCCGATCGGCGGTATTTGTAATTGGTCCGCCGGTTTAGGTTGTAAGGACTAA